In one Gemmatimonadales bacterium genomic region, the following are encoded:
- a CDS encoding M20/M25/M40 family metallo-hydrolase: protein MDPIELTKTLVAIESPTFHEGPALAYLAGVLERAGYRVTRQSVPTAAGVAAPRVIDASPPGERWNLYAWREPPAVVFSTHLDCVPPYVPLGEDDEWIYGRGSCDAKGIAAAMVAAAERLAEAGERRVGLLFVVGEENGSDGAHAAHALEPRGQFFINGEPTENLLCIGQKGSLRIDLEATGRAAHSAYPAEGQSAIIPLLETLRTIRRLPLAFDPVLGESSLNIGTIRGGVAPNVIPAHAAAQILVRTVGPTKEFKEQVRLAADPAVSVSAEVEIPAYKGEGLPGWETTVVGYASDLPFFRNWGRRYQLGPGSIRVAHTDRERIAKGELLRGVELYVKLANDLLASEGAAGERPAGEPSASEPARKTR, encoded by the coding sequence ATGGACCCGATCGAACTGACGAAGACGCTCGTCGCCATCGAGTCGCCCACCTTCCACGAGGGGCCCGCGCTCGCGTACCTCGCGGGGGTGCTGGAGCGCGCCGGCTACCGGGTGACGCGCCAGTCGGTGCCGACCGCCGCGGGGGTCGCCGCGCCGCGCGTGATCGACGCGTCGCCCCCGGGCGAGCGCTGGAACCTCTACGCCTGGCGCGAGCCGCCCGCGGTCGTCTTCTCCACCCACCTCGACTGCGTGCCGCCCTACGTCCCGCTCGGCGAAGACGACGAGTGGATCTACGGTCGCGGCTCCTGCGACGCGAAGGGCATCGCCGCCGCGATGGTCGCCGCGGCGGAGCGGCTCGCGGAGGCGGGCGAGCGGCGGGTCGGGCTCCTCTTTGTGGTGGGCGAGGAGAACGGCTCCGACGGCGCGCACGCGGCGCACGCGCTCGAGCCGCGCGGGCAATTCTTCATCAACGGCGAGCCGACCGAGAACCTGCTCTGCATCGGACAGAAGGGCTCGCTCCGGATCGATCTCGAGGCGACGGGCCGCGCCGCGCACTCGGCGTATCCGGCCGAGGGACAGTCGGCCATCATCCCGCTGCTCGAGACGCTGCGCACCATTCGGCGCCTTCCGCTCGCGTTCGATCCGGTGCTGGGCGAGTCGAGCCTCAACATCGGCACCATCCGCGGCGGCGTGGCGCCCAACGTGATTCCCGCGCACGCGGCGGCGCAGATACTGGTGCGCACCGTGGGGCCCACGAAGGAGTTCAAGGAGCAGGTGCGGCTCGCCGCCGATCCGGCGGTCAGCGTGAGCGCCGAGGTCGAGATCCCCGCGTACAAGGGCGAGGGCCTGCCTGGGTGGGAGACTACGGTGGTGGGTTACGCGAGCGATCTGCCGTTCTTCCGCAACTGGGGGCGGCGCTACCAGCTCGGACCCGGCTCGATCCGGGTGGCACACACCGACCGCGAGCGCATCGCCAAGGGCGAGCTGCTCCGGGGTGTCGAGCTGTACGTGAAGCTCGCCAACGATCTGCTGGCGAGCGAAGGCGCCGCGGGCGAGCGCCCGGCCGGCGAGCCGAGCGCTTCAGAGCCGGCGCGGAAGACCAGATGA